In the Caballeronia sp. M1242 genome, CCCGCGCGGCTCGCGCCGTGGAGCGCCTCGGGCGTGTAGTATTCGCCTTCGTCCCGGACCTCACAACCGGACAACTACGTACGCTCGCTACGCGAAACTACGTAGAGCATCGAACGTTCCAGCGTCATGAACCTGAAAGCGAAGATTGTTGTGCTGGCGATCGTGCCGTTCGCGCTCGCCATTGGCGGTATCGAATATGGCGTGCGCCATCAGGCGACCTCGCTCGCCCGCGCCCAGCACGCGACGCTGCAAACGGCGTACATGTCCAGCAAGGAAGTCGAGTTGCGGCATTACGTCGAACTGGCGCAGAGCGCCATCGCGCCGTATTACGACGCGCCGCCCGGCGATCCGCGCAGCGACGACGAACGCCGCCAGCTTGCGCTCGATACGCTGCATCGTCTCGACTTCGGGCCGGACGGCTACTTTTTCGTCTACACGATGCGCGGCAAGTCGCTGATGCATCCGCGCCAGCCGGATCTCGTCGGACGAGACTTGTGGACCATGCGCGATCCCGCAGGCGAACTGACCATTCAGCAGTTGATCCGCGAAGCGTCGAAGGGCGGCGGCTACGTGCGCTATGTGTGGCAGCGGCCGTCCAGCGGCCAACTTGCGCCGAAGCTCGGCTACGTGGTGCCGCTCGAACGCTGGGGCTGGATGATCGGCACCGGCATCTATCTGGAGGATGTGGAGACGGCGCTCACGCGCATCGACGGCCAGGCCGCCGCGAACATCGACAGAACCGTGATGTGGATCGGCGGCATCGCGCTGGCGGCGCTCGGCGTGATCGCGTTGTGCGGCGCGGTGCTCAATATCAGCGAGCATCGCAGCGCGGATGCCAAGCTCAAGCGCCTCGCGCGGCAGGTGGTGGAGTCTCAGGAGCACGAACGGGCGCGGCTCTCGCGCGAACTGCACGACGGCATCAGCCAGATGCTGGTGTCCGTCAAGCTGCTGCTGGAATCGGCGCTCGCGCGCTTCGAACGGTCGCCCACGCGCGAAGCCGCCGCCGAAGCTGCGCTTTCCACCGGTCTCGGGCGTCTCGCCGCGACCTTGCGCGAAGTCCGCCGCATCTCGCACGCGCTGCGCCCCACGATGCTCGACGACCTCGGCCTCGCCGCCGCGCTGGAGCAGCTTGCCCGCGAGATGGACGGGCAGGACGGCATCGAAGTGCGCTTCGAACGGACGGCGGACGGCAAACCGCCCGCGCTGCCCGATCCGGTGAATACGGTGCTGTTTCGCATTGCGCAGGAAGCGCTGAACAACATCGCGCGGCACGCGCACGCGAGCCGGGCGACGCTTGCGCTCGATATCGCCCCGAACGGCGTGCGGCTCGTCGTCAGCGACAATGGCCGCGGTTTCGATGCGCAATCCGCGCTGGCCGATCCGGCGAGCGGCCTCGGCCTGCGCAACATGCGCGAGCGGCTGGACACGCTCGGCGGCACGCTTTCCATCCAGTCGCAACTGGGCCGCACGTCGATCACGGCGCACGTGCCGTTGCCGCTCGCCGCTCCGAACCTGCAAGGACTTTCCGATGACGCCTGAACCCGCCCGACTGCTGCTCGTCGACGATCATCCGCTCGTGCGCGACGGCCTGCGCGCGCGGCTCGAAGCCGTCCCGCGTCTCTCTGTCACCGGCGAAGCGGGCAACGGCCACGACGCGCTCGCGCTCGCGCTCGCCGCCGACGAAGCCACGCGCCCCGACCTCGTGCTGATGGACGTCGGCATGGCGGGCATGAGCGGCATCGAACTGGCCGCGCTTTTTCACGAGCGCTTCCCGGCTATCCGCGTGCTGATGCTCTCGATGCACGACAACGTGGAGTACGTGACGCAAGCCGTGCGCGCCGGCGCGAGCGGCTACGTGCTCAAGGATTCGCCCGCCGCCGA is a window encoding:
- a CDS encoding cache domain-containing protein gives rise to the protein MNLKAKIVVLAIVPFALAIGGIEYGVRHQATSLARAQHATLQTAYMSSKEVELRHYVELAQSAIAPYYDAPPGDPRSDDERRQLALDTLHRLDFGPDGYFFVYTMRGKSLMHPRQPDLVGRDLWTMRDPAGELTIQQLIREASKGGGYVRYVWQRPSSGQLAPKLGYVVPLERWGWMIGTGIYLEDVETALTRIDGQAAANIDRTVMWIGGIALAALGVIALCGAVLNISEHRSADAKLKRLARQVVESQEHERARLSRELHDGISQMLVSVKLLLESALARFERSPTREAAAEAALSTGLGRLAATLREVRRISHALRPTMLDDLGLAAALEQLAREMDGQDGIEVRFERTADGKPPALPDPVNTVLFRIAQEALNNIARHAHASRATLALDIAPNGVRLVVSDNGRGFDAQSALADPASGLGLRNMRERLDTLGGTLSIQSQLGRTSITAHVPLPLAAPNLQGLSDDA
- a CDS encoding response regulator transcription factor; amino-acid sequence: MTPEPARLLLVDDHPLVRDGLRARLEAVPRLSVTGEAGNGHDALALALAADEATRPDLVLMDVGMAGMSGIELAALFHERFPAIRVLMLSMHDNVEYVTQAVRAGASGYVLKDSPAAEIIQAIDAVLAGKTFFSAGLAARMIQAQAMQTPLERLTPRERDILDALAQGLSSKQIATQHGLSVRTVETHRLNLKRKLAIDGQAELIKFAVENRRG